The Medicago truncatula cultivar Jemalong A17 chromosome 7, MtrunA17r5.0-ANR, whole genome shotgun sequence genome includes the window GGTCATTATAAAACTATAACCAGAAGCTTCATATTAGCATGTTGCATGTCGCGAAAGCGCTTGTCGCTGGTTCTAGCATTTTCCAAGTTTTATTGATAAGTctgaattaatttttatttatttatttatattttaggacggaaGGACCATGTGATTATGGTGTCAATTTTTATCTTAGAAAGATGCTctactttcaattttttaaaatagaggaCTGCTATTTAAAGCGACAATTAATATCTAGAAATGCTCATGAAATGAAGTTAACCTGTGAAATTCTATTATGAGCGGCAAACACGGAGGGGGAAGTAGCAAATCACCACATGCCACCTCATGTCGGGAAAATATCGTGAAAGCGCCTGTCGCTGGATCTAGCATTTTCCATAAAACTTGAAATGAGaatatgtaaaaacaattttaattggTTCTTGGTTTTGGAGAAAATAGAAGGGTCCAAATttaatgcaatttgcatttaatttcacTTTGGAAAAGATGGTTTTAAACACCGTAATTAAATAGGAtcaagttagttttttttttttcgcttataatttaggaaaaaaaagagcataatttttttgcttatactTTCAGATGGAAGAAGTATCATTGAACACATGAAAATAAAAGGGATGAACTCAACATCggtcattgattttttttaagctttGTTAACTAGTGTCTCGAAGACACTCTTCAatgatttcaaattaaaaattattcccttttttacaaagttaaaaattattctttaaaaaatcaaatattttaattttcaacgcATATATAAAGCCAACTATATCTAAGCCTCATTAAGTTGGAAGTGTTTCAACtaagaattaagaaaaaatacaaGTGGTACCCCACATCGGCtaataagaaaaagttgataAAGTGGTAGTGGTCTTAGAATTCTTCAATCGACTTCTGAATCAATTTGAACTTCCTTGAACGTCTTCATGACACTCACTCTAATAGAATCTTAAGTCTTTGGTGATCATCAAATGTCAAAATTGACTAACAAAACTTAACCACCATACAGTAAAAGcaaaaagagaatgaaaaatgGTTAGCTACAAATAGGGTTAgaagcaaaaaaaaagaattaaaaatgtGTTAACATAGGGAATGAAATAAGAAATAAGCTTAACTAATAGAGCATATATTGAGAATTCATCATCAAACTCAAATCACCAAAGTGGAACCCCTTGTTTGAATGTGTATGTTTCAAGTTTATAATTTTTCCTATTGGGTTTATGGGGCCATTGGCATataaaaatccataaatagctTCGTAATTTTGTGATCAACGGTTCAAAACTCTTGCATATGGCTCATGCTCGCAAATTTGGTGATCCCCCAAAAAACATCCTCTTCACAAGGGGCCCACCATATTTCATGCAACTTTTCTagataaaaacatataaactCCAAAAACGCAGCTTCTTTCTCTGTTTCTCTCTGTTTTTGCATTGCGTCTCTCTCTTCCAATTCTTCCAATAACAATGGCAGAGACACAAGTAAAATCAGAATCATCATCTGGTTCATCTCCACATCTGGTTGTAATTGAGGTATCATCAAACAACGTCGTACCGAATAACCAATTGACTTTGTGTGCTTTTTTTGGAGTACAGATATTGTTCTAGCAGAAGTGACCAAAGAGAAAAAGCTATGTTATGTGAAAGCATgggaagaaagtgaaaaaacCAAAGCAGATAACAAGTATGACTATTTCATGTGTTTTTGCATTTTCTAGTTATAAgcatagtttatttatttaatcaagaAACATTGTATGGCACTATTACATTGCATGAATGAGACaataatcataattcacactAGTCTCAAAACTGAAAAGATTATGTGAATTTACAAATGACCAATTGATAAAttatgtaataaatatttttacaaatttcaaatgttgatttaatgtttttttagtacATCTCTGTATTTTACTATTCTCTGAATTCTCAATCTAAATTTTGGAAATGATTTAATTTGTTAACAGAGCTCACAAGCACATCTCTTCCATTGCTGCTTGGGAAGACAGCAAAAAGGCAGCTCTAGAAGCTGAGCTCAAAAAAATTGAGGTAATTACTAACCTAATTCTCAACATGATAACATTATATTTCTTGACTAATgccaaaaaaaacttacatataAAATAAGATGCATGGTCAAGGGTAAGACTATTAAAATTATAGCTTTAGGTTCACATGTAAAATGATTATTTgctattaatttttataaacaaatgttAGTGATTAATTTGTTAAGGAAATATTAACAGCCAAGATCGAGCTCTAAGAATCCTTCTTAGAGCTCATATCATAACACTAGAGAACACCTTCAAAgacattaatttttataaagtaaAGGGCTATGCATGctaataaaaaaagttcaaagttaAAGGAAATACTtatgtgtaaaaataaaatggcCACATATGCAAGTAAAAGGGGTTAACTTATCTCAAAATTTATTTGAAGTAGCAACTATTACACACAATACaaatgaagcacggacactcctcagaTTAGGTGTGTTATGGTTTCGGACATGCGTCGGTGTCGACACGACACGGACTATGATGATTACATTGAGTTATgtcattttatcaaattattatcaatgtcgGTGTATCGGCATCCATATCGTGTCGGTGCTTCATATACAACTCTCGAATAACATATTATTTACATGAGCAGGAACAACTAGAGAGAAAGAAAGCAAGATATGGTGAAATAATGAGAAACAAGATAGCATTAGTTCACAAGGAAGCAGAGGAGAAGAGGGCAATGATTGAAGCCAAACGAGGTGAAGAGGTTCTTAAGGTACAGGAAATGGCTGCTAAATACCGTGCAACTGGAACCACTCCAAAAAAGACCATTGGATGTTTTtgatagtttttctttttccaacaaaataaatatgtagTTGCAGCAAATTTTGTCTTTGACCTCAATATGTTTGTGTgcaaaaaacacaagaaaattgTCCGAAGAATAAACAGTTTTGGTTAATGCCTTTTGTAGATAACTGGCATAAATGCAGTGTTCGAGTTGCGacattttgttatatttattaactGTCTAAATAGAATTAACTACATATTTGAACTGTGTTAAACATCTAATTTAGTGTAAAAGATTGATGTCAAAATGTTGTGTACAAATGGAACAGCTAAGGTTGCAATTAAAAATCCTCAATGTCACCAATGCTAACCTACCACAAAGTCATCTCATTCTCATACCTCTTGAATTGCATTGATAGAAATACTACAAAACACCAAacagaaaacaacaaatatcATAGATATACACACAACAAGAAAAAGATAATTAGCAAGATAAATATAGAgtagaaaatacaaaatatttccCTAATTCCATCACAAAATTTAATGAtgaaagaattagaaaatatttcatttttttccaacTCCAAGTCCAACTAGTAGTGACAAATGCCTAAAAAGGAGAAGCAAAAGAGTTTCCTAAGAAACTCATGTCATTGTTCATAGGAAAATCAAACAAGAGCTGCAAAGCAGTGTCTGATGAATCTTGCAAGTCATTGGAGCTTGATGAATCAGACTCAAGAAGCACATCTTCAGCACTAAACTTGTAGTTCCTCCAATCCAACTCTTCTTTCACAATACTATTGCTTGCTGTAACAGCAGAAATGGAGTCACATTTGTTGGAAGATAATGATCCTGCAGAAATAGGACTCTGAGAGCAACTAGTGATTATGTTAATATGATCTGTATCTGGTTTTTGAACCTTGCGAAATGCATCTCCAACTTCAGAGTTCCATATACGGAGGAAATAATCAGAAGAAGAATCAGTTTTTGTGAAGGAATTAGGATTGTTGTTGAAGTGTGATGACTCAATTGAGAGTCTTGCTTCTGCTTCAAGCCTTGCACTCTCCCATTGAGCCATGTGACGTGTTGAAACCGATGCATGTGACTTGTGATTTGGGTAACTAGTTAATGAGGCTACTGGCTCGTGTGTTTTTGGATCAATTCCCAAGCTTTTGAGACGTTTCTTCAAATGTGTGTTCCAAAAGTTCTTTATCTCATTGTCTGTTCTTCCGGGTAACTGGGATGCAATAGCAGCCCAcctgaaattttgttaaatttgttgaattatttttgtaagttatATGTTAATAAACTCAAAGAGTTTGAACTGATTAAGGTTCAAAGAATGCATCCAActatctagattcaatgatcatggatttttgagggaaaaaaattatgaaactgGAATCTTGGTCAGGACATCAAAGTATTTGATGTCTCTGCAACTGCGGTCGAGGACACATCAGCAGTATTTACCGGACCGACTCAACACAGTTGTATGCCTAAGACTTATTTAAATAAGGGCGAAAAGTAATTTTGCTTTAACTTCACAGCCATGTATTTTAGTTAAGTTGAGCTTGAATAATTATAACTTGCACAATGTAGGTTTTGAACTTAAGTCTCCGAGCATAAAAGTAGAGCTCTTTGCGAATTATGCTTCATAACAACTTAGTAAATTTTATACACGCAATTTACTTAtcctaaacaatatttttattcgGGGGTCTAATTTGTTATTGATAAAATAAGTCTAGAGCGAAGGCTTTGGTCGCCTTATGCTCGGGGCAATCCTCAGCATTTAAACACAATTTTCTACAATATCAAAGTTTGTGACACAAATGTGACCTCTAttcaaaattatgttttatgatAAAGTACTATGATATATTCTATAGAGATCTAAAAGTTTCACAACAACAGTGGATCTCATGAAGAGGAATCTAGATTTGTGAAGGATGAGACAAAACTGAAGAGCAAATACTTCACTACCAAAGAAACTGTATGAATTGAAAACAAGCTTAATAATAAATGCTGAACTGTTTACCTATTTCCAAGGATAGCATGAAGCTGAATGACTAATTTTTCTTCCTCAGGAGTAAAGGGTCCACGTTTAATGTCAGGTCTTAGATAGTTGGTCCACCTAAGCCTACAACTCTTACCACAACGAAGAAGACCTGAAAGTAAATTACTAATCTGTATAAACATGAAGTCTTTAATTAATGTTGGGCTGACAAACagaataaaatatcaattattgttgttattttgtttctttaatttgACAATGGTTATTAATTAAAGAACATAGAAGAAAAAGTGtccaaagaaaataaatcattgtTTGCCACGTGGCTAGCTGGTCTACAATTGAAACCTATTAGAGTACtgcatgaaaaatgaaaaccaaaGTTTTGGTTAGGAATATTGAAAggttaaaacaaattaaaacaagagagcaataaaaatcaaagcatatttttgtttttctaaatcTAATGTAGCAACTAATATACCAACATTTTGTTATTTCGAGTGGAAACCAACTCGGATTCCTTAAGTATtgtagaaaggaaaaaaaaaatatggttgagAAGGGAGAATTCACTTAAGATGGCTAGCAAGGTTTTTTAgcataaattaattattgacAAAGTTGATGGATACTTTTGGACTAATAAAAtggttataaataaataaaatttagagtAATTATAATGTTCCAAGCATGGCATTAAATATGTCTGCTATTCAAATTATTTTGCTTTTGACACATTCctgtttttttaacttttaataactcaagaaaaaaaatagagtggGAGACAAGGAGTTAAGAGTGATAGCATCCCTTCACATGTTAAAGAGTCCTTAAATTGGTAAGTGATGTGTTAGTGTCGCAAAAAAGCAGCAACTACCATGGATGTATATAAAGCCAAAGATAGGAACTTTCTTCCCCTTCACTCCATGACCCCACTTTTGTTCTAAACTTTATTATAGCTCAGTGCTTAAAATATGCCCACCATTATTGAgagacataaaaaaattattctaagtTACTTAAaaacattgttcaaaaaaagttaCTTAAAAACAAGGTTTGTAACTGATTCCAAAGAAAAGTTAAGAAAGTTCTCTATGAAATATCTTTTTCACCTTGAAAAAAGTTTATTCAAACATATagaatattttaatttgcagtgaagacataaaacatcaaaatgttGGTTCAAATTGCAACAGCAGACATTTTCTCTAAGAA containing:
- the LOC11427501 gene encoding remorin, with the protein product MAETQVKSESSSDIVLAEVTKEKKLCYVKAWEESEKTKADNKAHKHISSIAAWEDSKKAALEAELKKIEEQLERKKARYGEIMRNKIALVHKEAEEKRAMIEAKRGEEVLKVQEMAAKYRATGTTPKKTIGCF
- the LOC11433167 gene encoding transcription factor MYB17: MGRTPCCDKKGLKKGPWTAEEDEILANYIKKNGGHGSWRSLPKITGLLRCGKSCRLRWTNYLRPDIKRGPFTPEEEKLVIQLHAILGNRWAAIASQLPGRTDNEIKNFWNTHLKKRLKSLGIDPKTHEPVASLTSYPNHKSHASVSTRHMAQWESARLEAEARLSIESSHFNNNPNSFTKTDSSSDYFLRIWNSEVGDAFRKVQKPDTDHINIITSCSQSPISAGSLSSNKCDSISAVTASNSIVKEELDWRNYKFSAEDVLLESDSSSSNDLQDSSDTALQLLFDFPMNNDMSFLGNSFASPF